A region of Rhizobium grahamii DNA encodes the following proteins:
- a CDS encoding AtpZ/AtpI family protein has product MTDDREEGLEKRRAQLGAELATKRVEAGKEEAIEASAEASRKGYAQAMKLSSEFISAIVVGAVLGYLLDRFVGTAPWGLIVLLLLGFCAGVLNVLRAAGKVAKPETNLRDDNRK; this is encoded by the coding sequence ATGACGGATGACCGAGAGGAAGGTCTGGAAAAGCGCCGGGCGCAACTGGGGGCGGAGCTCGCAACCAAGCGCGTTGAAGCGGGGAAGGAAGAGGCTATCGAAGCCAGCGCCGAGGCGAGCCGTAAAGGCTATGCCCAGGCGATGAAGCTTTCGAGCGAATTCATCTCCGCGATCGTTGTCGGTGCCGTTCTCGGCTATCTCTTGGACCGTTTTGTCGGCACGGCGCCTTGGGGGTTGATTGTTCTTCTTCTTCTCGGATTCTGTGCCGGTGTACTGAACGTTTTGCGCGCTGCGGGTAAGGTTGCAAAGCCTGAGACCAATTTGCGCGATGACAACCGGAAATAG
- a CDS encoding F0F1 ATP synthase subunit A, translating to MSNDPTHQFLIQKIVPIEVGGIDFSFTNASLFMMASAAVAAGFLYFSTSNRAIVPGRSQSVAEMSYEFIANMLKEGAGSKGMKFFPLVFSLFMFVLTANLLGMFPYFFTVTSQIIVTFALALLVIGTVLVYGFYKHGFHFLNVFVPQGVPGILLPLVVTIEIISFLSRPISLSVRLFANMLAGHITLKVFAGFVASLGALGAVGIGGAILPLLMTVALTGLEFLVAFLQAYVFAVLTCMYLNDAIHPGGH from the coding sequence GTGTCTAACGATCCGACCCATCAGTTCCTGATCCAGAAGATTGTGCCGATCGAAGTCGGTGGAATTGATTTCTCGTTTACGAACGCTTCGCTCTTTATGATGGCTTCCGCAGCCGTTGCTGCTGGCTTCCTTTATTTCTCGACGTCGAATCGGGCGATCGTTCCTGGCCGTTCGCAGTCGGTTGCCGAGATGTCCTACGAGTTCATCGCCAACATGCTGAAGGAAGGCGCCGGATCCAAGGGGATGAAGTTCTTCCCGCTGGTCTTCTCTCTCTTCATGTTCGTGCTGACCGCAAACCTGCTCGGCATGTTCCCGTACTTCTTCACGGTTACCAGCCAGATCATCGTCACCTTCGCGCTGGCGCTGCTCGTGATCGGCACGGTTCTCGTCTACGGCTTCTATAAGCACGGCTTCCATTTCCTGAATGTTTTTGTCCCGCAGGGCGTTCCTGGCATTCTTCTGCCGCTCGTCGTGACGATCGAAATCATCTCTTTCCTGTCCCGTCCGATTTCGCTCTCGGTTCGTCTTTTCGCCAACATGCTGGCTGGTCACATCACCCTGAAAGTGTTCGCAGGCTTCGTTGCCTCGCTTGGAGCACTGGGTGCGGTCGGCATCGGTGGCGCAATCCTTCCCCTCCTCATGACCGTCGCCCTGACTGGTCTCGAGTTCCTCGTCGCCTTCCTCCAGGCTTACGTCTTTGCGGTGCTGACTTGCATGTACCTCAATGACGCGATCCACCCGGGTGGCCACTAA
- a CDS encoding F0F1 ATP synthase subunit C, with protein MDAEAAKFIGAGLACFGMAGTALGLGNIFGSYLSGALRNPSAADSQFGRLVFGFAVTEALGIFSLLVALLLLFAV; from the coding sequence ATGGACGCGGAAGCAGCAAAATTCATCGGTGCAGGCCTCGCTTGCTTTGGTATGGCCGGTACGGCTCTCGGCCTCGGCAACATCTTCGGCAGCTACCTGTCGGGCGCCCTGCGCAACCCGTCTGCCGCTGACAGCCAGTTCGGCCGTCTGGTATTCGGCTTCGCCGTTACGGAAGCTCTGGGCATCTTCTCGCTGCTCGTCGCTCTCCTCCTGCTCTTCGCCGTTTAA
- a CDS encoding F0F1 ATP synthase subunit B, translating into MFFVTPAYAEEAPAGTAETGTATGADAHAAPAAGEVHTETGVPAEHHGGGVFPPFDSTTYASQLLWLAITFVVFFVLMQKVITPRIGGILEQRHNRISQDLDEAGRLKAEADADVAAYEADLAAARTKANSIGTAAREAAKLKAEADRKTVEASLGEKLKAAEGRIADIKAKAFADVGSIAEETATAVVEQLIGTAAKADVAAAVADLKKGA; encoded by the coding sequence ATGTTTTTTGTGACCCCGGCTTACGCTGAAGAAGCCCCGGCGGGAACCGCAGAAACTGGTACAGCTACCGGTGCAGACGCGCATGCCGCCCCGGCAGCAGGCGAAGTCCACACCGAGACCGGCGTACCGGCCGAGCATCACGGTGGCGGCGTTTTCCCGCCTTTCGATTCGACGACCTACGCCTCGCAGCTCCTGTGGCTGGCGATCACGTTCGTTGTCTTCTTCGTGCTCATGCAAAAGGTTATTACGCCGCGTATCGGCGGGATCCTCGAGCAGCGCCACAATCGCATTTCGCAGGATCTCGACGAAGCAGGCCGCCTGAAGGCGGAAGCTGACGCCGACGTCGCTGCCTACGAGGCCGACCTGGCTGCCGCGCGCACCAAGGCCAACTCGATCGGCACCGCCGCTCGCGAAGCCGCCAAGCTCAAGGCCGAAGCGGATCGCAAGACGGTTGAAGCCAGCCTCGGCGAGAAGCTGAAGGCAGCCGAAGGCCGCATCGCTGATATCAAGGCAAAGGCTTTTGCCGATGTCGGTTCGATTGCCGAAGAAACCGCAACCGCTGTCGTGGAACAGCTGATCGGTACAGCAGCCAAGGCAGATGTTGCCGCTGCCGTCGCCGACCTCAAGAAGGGGGCTTGA
- a CDS encoding F0F1 ATP synthase subunit B, whose amino-acid sequence MALDATFFAMIGLFLFLGLVVYLKVPGMMAKSLDDRADQIRNELAEAKRLREEAQHLLAEYQRKRKEAEAEAAHIVAAAEREAEMLTAEAKKKTEEFVANRTLVSEQKIKQAEADAMKAVRSAAVDLAIAAAESVLAKKADTKVQSTLFSDAVGQVKTRLN is encoded by the coding sequence ATGGCACTTGACGCAACATTCTTTGCGATGATCGGCCTGTTCCTCTTCCTGGGACTGGTTGTCTACCTCAAGGTTCCCGGGATGATGGCGAAGTCGCTCGACGACCGCGCCGATCAGATCCGCAACGAGCTGGCGGAAGCCAAGCGTCTGCGCGAAGAGGCCCAGCATTTGCTGGCCGAATACCAGCGCAAGCGCAAGGAAGCGGAAGCCGAAGCTGCACACATCGTTGCTGCAGCCGAGCGCGAAGCTGAAATGCTGACCGCGGAAGCCAAGAAGAAAACGGAAGAGTTCGTTGCAAACCGCACGCTCGTTTCCGAACAGAAGATCAAGCAGGCAGAAGCCGATGCGATGAAGGCGGTTCGTTCCGCTGCCGTCGATCTGGCAATCGCAGCTGCTGAATCGGTTCTGGCAAAGAAGGCCGATACCAAGGTCCAGTCGACGCTCTTCAGCGACGCCGTCGGCCAGGTAAAGACCCGCCTGAACTGA